The genomic segment TTCGAGCCCGTCTATCGCCTCGCGGACCGACAGCCCCGACTGCGGTTCGAATTCCAAGAACGCGGGCGGCGTCAGCGACTGGAGTTCGACGTGGGAGACGAGGTCCGACTGATGTTCGGCGTAGTCCCGCAGCGTCTTCAGCACCTCCGGACGCGCCACCGACGGCGGGAGGTCGTCGGTCTGGAACTGGAGGTGGTCGTCGCCGCTCGCCCGCGCGCAGCGGTCGAGTTCCCGGAACGCGTACAGCACCTCGTCGACCACCTGTTCCGGCCGTGCCTCGGTCGCCGTCTCGGCGAACTCACCGTCGCTCTCTGCGTTCGGTGACGCCGTTTCCGTCGGCGCGACGGCGTCGTCGGTCTCAACCTCGTCGGCGTCCGGGCCGTCCACGCCGTCGTCGTCCCCGCTCTCGCCGACGACGACGGCCGACTCGTCCGCGGTCACGTCCAGCGGTGCGCCGCGTTCGCGCCTGAACGCCTCAGAAATCTCGGCGACGAACGCGGTGGGGACGCTGTCGGGGAGCGACACGCGGCCGCCGGCCGACGTCGCCGAGAGCCCCCGGAGCAGTTCGCTCGCGGTCGTCAGGCGCTCTCCGTCCGCGGCGGCGGCCGACGCGAGACGCTCGGCGTCGTCGAACCGACACGCGTACAGCGACTGCCGGGCCTCGTCGGATCGCTCTCGGACGTCGGGCACGCCGGCGAGCGCATCGCTCCGACCGTCGAGGAGGAGTTCGGTCGCCCGGTCGCGGACGCGGCCATCGAGACGGTCGAGTTGCCCCTCCAGCGTCTCCGTGGCCGTCTCGACGGCCCGGAGGTGCGTCAGCACCGCCTCCTCGCGCTCGGAGACGTGTTCCCGTATCGAGTCGAGGCGGGCGTCGACCTCTCGAGTCGCCGCGGCGACGTCTTCGAGTCTGTCGCCGTCGCCGAGACGGCCGAGCAGCACCTCGGACGCTTCGCCAATGTGGACGGGGTGTGCCGTCCCGGACAGCGACAGTTCGCGGAACCGCGTCGGGAGGTTGACGACGGTGTAGGACCCGCCGTCGGCTGCCCGAACGTCGACGTCACCGTAGGTCGTCCGTATCGCGGATTCGAGCCGTCGTCTCGCCGCCTCGTCCGCCGCCGTGACCGCCGACTCGGGGTCGAGTTCCGACAGTCGCTGCCGGACGCTCGACAGGTCCCGCTTCGCCGCCGCGGCCGACTCGGCGGATTGGACGCCGTGGAGGGCCGAGCGAACGTCGTCCCACCGAGCGTGGAACTCGTCGCGACGTTCGGTCGCCGCTTCCGCGGCCGACGGCGCGACCGAACGGATGGCGTCCGGGTCGCCGATGCGCTCTTCGAACAGGGTCTCGAACTGGTCGCGAACCCGCTCCAGTTCGGCTTCGCTCTCGCCCGCCTCCGCGCCGGCGGACTCCACGACGTCGAGTTCCCAGTCGCGGGCGACCGCCGCCGCGACGACCAGTCCCGACGTGACCACCGGTATCGAGAAGAACCCGACCAACTGGCCGGCCGGGAGGCCCGCGCCGAACAGTTCCGAGTAGACGCCGAAGAAGAGGACGACGAACAACAGCGAGACGAACCCGGCGGCTGCGAAGGCGGCGTCCCGGTGGGGTCGGACCGCGATGGCGACTCCTTCGCCGACCCACCCGACGGTGATGAGTGCGAACAGTCCGACGACGAGCGCCGGACTGGCCTTGAACACCACCGCGGCCTCGTACAGCACCGCTACGTCGTACAACGGTCCGATGACGGCGACGAGACCGGTCGACTGGGCGTTCTCTCCGAGAAGCGCGAGCAGCGATTGTCCGAGTATCATCACCAGCGGTAGTCCCGCAAGCCCCCACGAGGCGAGCGCACGTCCGGGTCGACGCGAGTTCATCACGCCCACCCAACACGTTGTCAGCCAAAACTCTTTCTCAAGCTGTATATTCTCCCAATCGTACCATTCGGCCGGACCGCTCGGGCGTCGTTCGACTTGTTCACCGACGGAGTCGATTCCGTGACAGGTCTCCCGTCGAAGCGGCCGTCTGAGGTCCGAGGCCGTGGCGGTCGTCTCTCGGGCGGCGGTCGTCGAGGGGCGAATCGAGCGAATCGTCGTCGCTCCGTCCGGGGGCGGCCTCCAAGCTTGCGGCGTGAGCAAACCATTTCACGAGGGGGCGCAACTCCGGTAGTATGGACGACAAGCGGGAACTGCTCGACCTGCTGCTCAGCAACGCTCGCGAGAGCCCGGAGGACATCGCTCGACAGACGGGTCTCGACGCGGCGGCGGTCGAAGCACTCATCGACGAGTTGGAGGACGACGGCGTCGTTCGGGGCTATCAGGCCGTCGTCGACTGGGACCGCGTCGAGGAGGAACACGTCGAAGCGATGGTGGAGTTGAACGTCGAACTCGACCGCGAGACGGGCTACGAGGAGATTTCGCGCCGCATCGCCAAGTTCTCCGAGGTGACGTCGCTCCGACTGGTCTCCGGCGACTACGACTTCGCGCTCGTCGTCGAGGGCGACTCGATGCACGACGTCTCGAACTTCATCTCCGAACGGGTCGCCCCCATCCCGGAGGTGACGCAGACGGTGACGCACTTCGTCATGGAGACGTACAAGGACCGCGGCATCGAGATGGGCGACGGCGACGAGGACGACCGGCTCACGTTCTCGCCATGAGCGACTACCTCTCCGCGCTCGCGCGCGAGACGCCACCGTCCGGTATCCGCCGCTTCTTCGAACTCGCCGAGCAGATGGACGACGTCATCTCCCTCGGCGTCGGCGAACCCGACTTCTCCGCGCCGTGGGCCGCCCGGACCGCCGCCATCGACTCGCTCGAACGCGGGCGGACCTCCTACACCTCCAACCGCGGGATGCGCGAACTCCGCGAGGCTATCGCGGGCCGGGTCGAACGCTACGGACAGGAGTACGACCCCGAGGACGAGATACTCGTCACCGCGGGCGCGAGCGAGGCCGTCGACCTGGCGATGCGCGCCCTCGTGGACCCCGGCGACACCGTCGCCGTCCCCGAACCGTCGTACATCTCCTACGAACCCACCGTCTCGTTCGCCGGGGGCGAACCGCTGTCGGTCCCCACGCGCGCCGAGGACGACTTCGCGCTCCGGCCCGAAGCGCTCGAACGGGCCGGCGCGGCGGAGGCGGACGTCCTCGTCCTCTGCTACCCGAACAACCCGACGGGCGCGGTGATGTCGCGCGAGGAACTCGCCGACGTCGCCGCCTTCGCGCGCGAACACGACCTGTTCGTCCTCTCCGACGAGATTTACGCCGCGCTCCGGTACGAGGACGACCACGTCTCCATCGCCACGCTTCCGGGGATGCGCGAGCGGTCGGTCGTGTTCAACGGGTTCTCGAAGGCCTACGCGATGACCGGATTTCGCCTCGGCTACGCCCTCGGTCCCGCCGCCGTCGTCGACGCGATGAACCGCATCCACCAGTACACGATGCTCTCCGCGCCGACGACGGCGCAGTACGCCGCGCTGGAGGCCATCCGGTCGTGCGACGACGCGGTCGAGGAGATGCGCCGCGCGTACGACCGACGGCGGCGGTTCGTCATCTCCCGGTTCAACGAGATGGGGATGGACTGCTTCGAGGCGAAAGGGGCGTTCTACGTCTTCCCGAAGTGCCCGCCCGGGTGGGAAGACGACGAGGCGTTCGCCGAAGCCCTCCTGCAGACCGAGAGGGTCGCTGTCGTCCCGGGTCGCGTGTTCGGCGACAGCGGGGAGGGGCACCTCCGCGTCTCGTACGCGACGGGGATGAGAGAACTCAAAGAGGCGCTGAATCGCATCGAATCGTTCGTGCGGGAGTAGACCGTCGGGCCGCCCCGTCTTCGCGCGGGCGTGACGACGGTGGGGACCCCTGCGGAGACAGCCATTCGTGGGCGGACTCGAGCCCACTTCTGAGTATCGACTTTGATAGCTGGCGTCGCAGCGAGAGCGAGCGTTCCGCGCCGTATTCGCCAGCTGCAACCGCAGAACTGTGCTTCAGGGGCTCTTCAGCATCTCAGTCGCGGGAACGGCTTCGAGGACGTCTCCGATTTTCAGACTCATCAAATACGCAAAGTATTATTTGCACCGGTTCCGTGAGTAGAGACGAATGGATACCGGAGGCGGGGCGGACGCTCGGTCGGACGCTCCGGAACTCGCTTCGGCCCTCGACGACCTCAAACGGCGCGGCAGCGCACTTCTCGTCGTCGGGTCGGTTCCGGCGGACGTCTACCGGCGGGCGTCGGCGCGGATGCTCGGCGACGGCGACAGACGTCGGCTCATCGTGACCGGCGTCACCGACTGTCAGGACAGCCGATTGGAGGGACTCCCTCGACGGACGCCGGAGTGGACCCGAATCGTCGAGTTCGAGGCGCCCGCTCGCAGTACCGCGGCGGCCGTCTGCACGGATGACTCGACCGCTTCGCCCCCCGGTCCCGAGTCGTCGACGGACTCGCCCCCCGCACGGGACCCGCTGGCGCAACGCGTCGACGGCGACGTCGTCGAGTTGGGTAGCGAAGTCGCGAAGACGATTGCGCAGTTCGACAGCATCGCAGGCGGACTGGCGCCGGCCGAACTTCGCCTCGCGTTCGACTGTCTGCCGGTCCTCCTCGCGGAGTGCGACCTCGAGACGGCGTTTCGGTTCTCGCACGTCCTCGCGAACCACGTCCGGTCCGTGGACGGGATGGGCCACTTCTGGCTCCCCCGCGAACTGGACGACGAGGCGGTTCGCGTCCTCGAACCCCTGTTCGACGCGGTGGTCGAACTCCGACTCGACGGGACCGAGTTACAGCAGCGGTGGCACTTCCGGGACGTAGAGCTCACCTCGGAGTGGCTCGTCGTCTGATGTCCGGACCTCACCACCTGTCGAGTGTGAACTACCAACACGCTTTTACTCGTGAACGGAGACTGAGAAGATGATGGAACGGTTCGAGAATCCTGAGAGTTCGTCGGCGTTCGAGAGCGCCGAGACGTATCTGGAACTCTCGCTCGACAGCGCTCCGGGCGGTGACGGCGTCGTCGTCTCCGACCCCATCGAACGGCACACGTTCGAACTCTCGACGCCGTCGGTGGTCGAACCGACGCCGGCCGACCCGAGCGCGTTCTGGTTCCCCGCCGACGCGGCGGTCAGATTCCGAACCGACCGGCTCGACCTCCAGAACGTCGTCTCCGTCTGCGTCCGCGACGACGACGGGCAGATGCTCGGCCAGACCGAGCACTTCGCCTCGGAGACGTTCCCCGACGGGACGTACAGTCTGGAACTGTTCGCGCCGGTGAAGACGTACGTCCGCGTGGACGCGCCGGTGTCGATAGCGTCGGACGCGACGAAGACGAGCATCTCGTTCGGCGGCGAGACGGAGGTGCTCGTCGGCGCCCGGTCGCACCACAAGCGGCCGGCGGCGACGATTACGACGCCGGACGACCCCGAGTCGATGATGCGAGCGGTGTCGCTGCTCGGGTCGGCGCTGAAGACCACCTCGCCCGAGCGGTCGTATCCGACGCTCCGCGGCCACCCCCCGCTGGTCGAACGCGGGAACGAGTTCAGAGCGCCGGCGGACCTGACGCCGCCGGAGACGGGCGTCACGCTCGAACTGCCGGCGACGCACCACCACGTCTACGCGGCCGCGCCGCTCTCGTACTACCTCGGCGCGACCGTCGTCCCGGGCGAGACGCCGCGACTCCGCACGGACCGCGGGTTCACGTACGACCTCGACGGTCCCGTGGGGTACGAACGGACGGTCGCGCGAGTGCTGAAACAGACGTTCTTCCTCGACTGCCTCACGCGGACCGAGGGCTACTATCAGGTGGACCTCCACGAGCGACGGGCGGTCGAGTCGGAACTCGGCCTCGACTTCGCCGACCTGTACGACCGGTCGCTGGCCGAACAGATCGAGGCGTATCTGGCGATTCCGTGGGAGACCGTCTCGCCCCACGTCCCCGAGTGGAAGCTCACGACGCACGTGACGCCGACGGCGGAGAACGTCGAACTCCTCCCGTTCGTCGCGAACGACCTCGCCATCGTCCGGACGCCGGAGGCGAACGCCGGTGCGAGTTCGACGACGCAGGCGGCGGCCGTCGACTCGTTCCTCCGGTCGTCGCCGAGCGTCACCGACGGCGGGTTCACGCGCAGTGCGGCCCAGTCCGCCTCGTTGCCGGAGCGGAGTTACGTCCAGCCCGGCGACACGGAGTCCCTCGAACAGGCGTGGCTCGGACAGGGAACGCCCATCGGCGCGAGCAAGGCCTCCCTGCAGGCCTACCGGAACCGGCTGTACCGGTCGCCGACGGAGGGCGACATCGCCATCACCGTCGTCTGCAACGACCCGCGGATGGCCGACGAACGCGACGACGTGGAGGCGGTGTACGGCTCCCGCGAGGAACTCCCGTTCGACGTGCAGGTCCAGTACGAACTCACGCGGGCGGAACTCCGCGAGACGCTCGCCGCCGAGACGGACTTCTTCCACTACATCGGCCACATCGACACCGACGGCTTCCAGTGCGTCGACGGGACGCTCGACGCGTCCACGCTGAGCGACGTCGGGATGGACGCGTTCCTGCTCAACGCCTGTCGCTCCTACGAACAGGGGATGAGCCTCATCGACGCCGGCGCCATCGCGGGCATCGTGACGCTCGACGACGTGGTGAACAGCAGCGCCGTCGAGGTGGGGTCGATGCTCGCGCGACTGCTCAACAGCGGCTTTCCGATTCGGAGCGCGCTGGAACTCGTCCGGGACGAGAACGTTGTCGGCGACAACTACATCGTCCTCGGCGACGGCGGGTTAGCCGTCGCACAGAGCGACGGGGTGTTCCCGAACATGTGTGTCGTCGACGCGGTAGACGACAGATTCGAGGTCGAATACAACACGTATCCCGGGACACACACCGGGATGGGAGCACTCGTGAAACCGATGTTACCCGGTGTCGAGCAGCACTATCTCGGTTCGGGCGCAATCGACCAGTTCTCACTATCGTCTGAGGAACTGCGTGATTTCCTGTCGCTAGAAGAGATTCCGCTGCTCGTCGATGGCCGCCTTCACTGGAGCGGTAGCATCGATCTGGACTCGTTGTGAGTGTTAGGGACCGTAGATTCCAGTGTTGTTCCCCGCGGCGACCGACCCGGCCTGCGAGAGAAGCAGCAGCATGGTGAACAGGACGCCCATCATGCGGGGGTGGTCGGCGAGGTACTGTGCGACTGCGTTCGTGTCGTTTTCGGACATGACGTATGGTCCAAGAACCGCCGTGTAATTGAATATTTTCGAGTAGTTCTGATATGAAATTAACTCAATTTACGTCGAATTACTAACAAACAAAGCCACAGGAACCGCTACAGAGAATATACAGTTCTCTAGACCGTTTTTAGCGGCAGAACGTCGTCACTCGAAGAACGTTCGACGGAGGAGGGCAGGCAGAACCAGCCGCGTCGTTCACTCGCCGTTCAGGTCCTCGAACGCGGAGTTGTCGCCGAGGTCACGGTAGACGGCCGCGATGTCGCGCTCTTCGTCGAACTGCTGGAGCGTCTCGTCGAGGTCCTCTCGGAGTTCCGTGAGGCGCGTATCGAGTTCCTGGTACTCCTCGTTCTCCTCGAGCGCGGTGGCCTCCTTCTCGGACTCCAACAGCGCCTTCTTCGAGGCCAGCGAGAACAGTTCCTGAACGCCGTCGTTGTAGGTGTTTCTGCGGAGGAGGTTGTCGACGGTCTCTTCGAGAGCCTCCTTGGAGACGGGCTTGACGAGGTAGTCGTCGAACCCCATCGCGACGATGTCGAAGTCCGGTTCGACGGCCGTCACCATGGCGACGCGGCAGTCGAACCCGCGATTTCGTATCTCCGCGAGGGCTTCGTCTCCAGAGAGGTCCGGCATCCGGCGGTCGAGGAGGACGACGTCGACGTCTTCGTCGAGTTCGTCGAGCGCCTCGTGACCGCCGTACGCGACGCGGACGGTACAGTTCTCTCTGAGCCAAGTAGCATACAGGTCGGCGAGGTCCGGCTCATCTTCCACGATGAGCACGAGCGGCTGGTCAGCACTCATTTGTATTGTTGTGGTGTTGCGGGAACACGCACGTCATCGAATGAAGCGCGAGGCCATATCAAGATACCCCTTATTCAGACCGACGTGAATGTCTACGTTCCCGGTCTTCATCTTCTCTGCCAAAGGGTGGTGACTCAGGGGTTTTATACGTTGTGGCCCAATTCTTACAGAGCGTAATAACCGATTCAGGCCTCGAAACTTTCATTTTCGCCCACCTCGGTGATGGTGATCCGCGTCGCCTCCACCTCTTCGAGGACCGCACCCCAGCCACCGACGCTGTACGTTCCCGACGCCGTCGCGAGCGTGAAACACACCTGCCCGGCCAACTGGGAGAGGGCGGGCGTACCGTTCGCCTCGGACGCCCCCGAGTAGTGGATGTCGACGATGTCGCCGGTGAGTTCCACGGACGCCCCCGTCGTCGTGTCGAACCCGTCCACGGTGGCTCGGACGGTTGCGTCGGCCGATAGCAACGGCTCGACGTCCCGGACGCACCGCCGGATGTCCGCGTACGCGAGGGGCGGTTCGTCGCCTCGCTCGGAGTAGACGGAGTCCCACACCTCCCACAGACAGGTCTGAAAGTACCAGTGAAAGACGTACGTGAGCGTGTAGTCGTCGACGAGGACGCCGTACTCGTTCAGCGAGTGGGCGTGCGGCGAGAAACAGGTACGCGTGCGGTCCACGAGGAGGACGAACGGCGTCGGGAGCGTCCGGTGCCGCGCCTCCGTGACGACGCCCTCGAAGTCCGCGTCCTCGAACGACGGGGCGTCCTCGTCGGGGTCGGTGTGCAGCGACACCTTGACTATCGCGCCGTTCTCCAGCGCCGCTCTGAGCGCCGGCTTCAGCTCCTCGTACTGGTCGACGGTGACCGACAACTGCACCTCGTTCTCGGCGTCGCGGACGAGCGACGCCGCCCGCTGGAACACCGTCTCGAAGCGTTTGACGATGCTCAGCATGTGGCGGTCCACCTCGGGTGCTTCCCACCGGTCCTCTATCTCGTCCGCCGCCGTCTCCAGCATCGACGCTCGCCCGCGCAGGTCCGCCAGCACCGTCTTCGGGTCGCACGCGCGAGCGTGGAGACTGTCCTGTTCGTACGTCTCGATGTACCCCTTCGCCTCTAAGTCTCTGAGCACGTCGTAGATGCGCGCGGTCGGAACCGTACTGGCGTCAGCCAACTCCGTTGCGCTCGCCGCACCCAGTGTGAGCAGCGTGTTGTACGCCTCCGCCTGGTACTGCGAGAGGCCGGCATCCTCGAGTGCGTCCCGCAACTCGGTCGAGTCCATGGATTGGACTGTTGTCTCTCCCCAATTGTCATCATTGTTCCGAAGATACTACTGGTGTTGTAACACACCGAAAATAGACGGAGCGTCGAAGAAACTCGGGCCACGAGCCGCGAGACGGGCGTTCTTCGTCTCGGGTACAGCCACCGTACACGACGGGAGCGAGGGACGAAGATGGGGATGTGCGCCGGCGCGGCCCACTCGCTCAGACCGGGCGTGGTGCGTCGCTCACTCGCTCTTCGGGCTGTAGTTCGGCGCCTCGTCCGTGATCATCACGTCGTGCGGGTGGCCCTCGGTCTGGCCCGCGCTGGAGACGCGGATGAACTCCGCTCGCTCCTTGAACCCGGGCAGCGTCTCGGCACCGACGTAGCCCATCCCGGAGCGCATGCCGCCGACCAGTTGGTGGAGTTCGGAGGCGAGCGTGCCCTTGTAGGGCGTCGCCGCCTCGACGCCTTCGGGGACGAACTCCTCGTCGTCGTCGGCGTCCTTGAGGTAGCGGTCGCCGCCGCCGGACTTCATCGCACCGACCGAGCCCATGCCGCGGTACTGCTTGTACTTCTTGCCGTTCATCGTGATGACGCGGCCGGGCGCCTCGTCGGTTCCGGCGAAGTACGAGCCGAGCATCACGGCGTCGGCACCCGCGGCGATGGCCTTGATGGCGTCGCCGGAGTACCGGATGCCGCCGTCGGCGATGACGGGGACGCCCTCGCGGGACGCCACGTCGGCGACTTCGGCGACGGCCGTAATCTGGGGCATGCCCGCGCCGGAGACGACGCGAGTCGTACAGATTGAACCGGGACCGATGCCGACTTTCAACCCGTCGGCGAAGTCGACGGCCGCCTCGGCGGCCTCGCGCGTCCCGACGTTGCCCACGACCACGTCGGCGTCGACGCGCTGTTTTATCTCGCGCGCGCTGTCGAGGACGTTGAGGTTGTGCGCGTGCGCGCAATCGATGAAGATGACGTCCGCGCCGGCCTCGT from the Halogeometricum rufum genome contains:
- the guaB gene encoding IMP dehydrogenase, which translates into the protein MANDVPDSGSFSEKLQVPEALTFDDVLLRPMESRVEPDDADVSTRVSKNVELNLPVLSAAMDTVTESDMAIGMAREGGIGVLHRNMDVEAMVAEIERVKRADELVIRRENVVTARPTQTVREVDEMMEREGVSGAPVVDDDDVVLGIISGTDIRPYLEVGESDEVREAMTDEVITAEREVTARDALELMYDHKIERVPVVDDEGHLVGLVTMQGILQRREHENAARDDDGRLVCGVAVGPFEAERAAAADEAGADVIFIDCAHAHNLNVLDSAREIKQRVDADVVVGNVGTREAAEAAVDFADGLKVGIGPGSICTTRVVSGAGMPQITAVAEVADVASREGVPVIADGGIRYSGDAIKAIAAGADAVMLGSYFAGTDEAPGRVITMNGKKYKQYRGMGSVGAMKSGGGDRYLKDADDDEEFVPEGVEAATPYKGTLASELHQLVGGMRSGMGYVGAETLPGFKERAEFIRVSSAGQTEGHPHDVMITDEAPNYSPKSE
- a CDS encoding caspase family protein; the encoded protein is MMERFENPESSSAFESAETYLELSLDSAPGGDGVVVSDPIERHTFELSTPSVVEPTPADPSAFWFPADAAVRFRTDRLDLQNVVSVCVRDDDGQMLGQTEHFASETFPDGTYSLELFAPVKTYVRVDAPVSIASDATKTSISFGGETEVLVGARSHHKRPAATITTPDDPESMMRAVSLLGSALKTTSPERSYPTLRGHPPLVERGNEFRAPADLTPPETGVTLELPATHHHVYAAAPLSYYLGATVVPGETPRLRTDRGFTYDLDGPVGYERTVARVLKQTFFLDCLTRTEGYYQVDLHERRAVESELGLDFADLYDRSLAEQIEAYLAIPWETVSPHVPEWKLTTHVTPTAENVELLPFVANDLAIVRTPEANAGASSTTQAAAVDSFLRSSPSVTDGGFTRSAAQSASLPERSYVQPGDTESLEQAWLGQGTPIGASKASLQAYRNRLYRSPTEGDIAITVVCNDPRMADERDDVEAVYGSREELPFDVQVQYELTRAELRETLAAETDFFHYIGHIDTDGFQCVDGTLDASTLSDVGMDAFLLNACRSYEQGMSLIDAGAIAGIVTLDDVVNSSAVEVGSMLARLLNSGFPIRSALELVRDENVVGDNYIVLGDGGLAVAQSDGVFPNMCVVDAVDDRFEVEYNTYPGTHTGMGALVKPMLPGVEQHYLGSGAIDQFSLSSEELRDFLSLEEIPLLVDGRLHWSGSIDLDSL
- a CDS encoding HalX domain-containing protein; amino-acid sequence: MSADQPLVLIVEDEPDLADLYATWLRENCTVRVAYGGHEALDELDEDVDVVLLDRRMPDLSGDEALAEIRNRGFDCRVAMVTAVEPDFDIVAMGFDDYLVKPVSKEALEETVDNLLRRNTYNDGVQELFSLASKKALLESEKEATALEENEEYQELDTRLTELREDLDETLQQFDEERDIAAVYRDLGDNSAFEDLNGE
- a CDS encoding DUF7504 family protein, which gives rise to MDTGGGADARSDAPELASALDDLKRRGSALLVVGSVPADVYRRASARMLGDGDRRRLIVTGVTDCQDSRLEGLPRRTPEWTRIVEFEAPARSTAAAVCTDDSTASPPGPESSTDSPPARDPLAQRVDGDVVELGSEVAKTIAQFDSIAGGLAPAELRLAFDCLPVLLAECDLETAFRFSHVLANHVRSVDGMGHFWLPRELDDEAVRVLEPLFDAVVELRLDGTELQQRWHFRDVELTSEWLVV
- a CDS encoding pyridoxal phosphate-dependent aminotransferase; protein product: MSDYLSALARETPPSGIRRFFELAEQMDDVISLGVGEPDFSAPWAARTAAIDSLERGRTSYTSNRGMRELREAIAGRVERYGQEYDPEDEILVTAGASEAVDLAMRALVDPGDTVAVPEPSYISYEPTVSFAGGEPLSVPTRAEDDFALRPEALERAGAAEADVLVLCYPNNPTGAVMSREELADVAAFAREHDLFVLSDEIYAALRYEDDHVSIATLPGMRERSVVFNGFSKAYAMTGFRLGYALGPAAVVDAMNRIHQYTMLSAPTTAQYAALEAIRSCDDAVEEMRRAYDRRRRFVISRFNEMGMDCFEAKGAFYVFPKCPPGWEDDEAFAEALLQTERVAVVPGRVFGDSGEGHLRVSYATGMRELKEALNRIESFVRE
- a CDS encoding DUF7503 family protein produces the protein MSENDTNAVAQYLADHPRMMGVLFTMLLLLSQAGSVAAGNNTGIYGP
- a CDS encoding TrmB family transcriptional regulator yields the protein MDSTELRDALEDAGLSQYQAEAYNTLLTLGAASATELADASTVPTARIYDVLRDLEAKGYIETYEQDSLHARACDPKTVLADLRGRASMLETAADEIEDRWEAPEVDRHMLSIVKRFETVFQRAASLVRDAENEVQLSVTVDQYEELKPALRAALENGAIVKVSLHTDPDEDAPSFEDADFEGVVTEARHRTLPTPFVLLVDRTRTCFSPHAHSLNEYGVLVDDYTLTYVFHWYFQTCLWEVWDSVYSERGDEPPLAYADIRRCVRDVEPLLSADATVRATVDGFDTTTGASVELTGDIVDIHYSGASEANGTPALSQLAGQVCFTLATASGTYSVGGWGAVLEEVEATRITITEVGENESFEA
- a CDS encoding Lrp/AsnC family transcriptional regulator; amino-acid sequence: MDDKRELLDLLLSNARESPEDIARQTGLDAAAVEALIDELEDDGVVRGYQAVVDWDRVEEEHVEAMVELNVELDRETGYEEISRRIAKFSEVTSLRLVSGDYDFALVVEGDSMHDVSNFISERVAPIPEVTQTVTHFVMETYKDRGIEMGDGDEDDRLTFSP